One genomic region from Oncorhynchus keta strain PuntledgeMale-10-30-2019 chromosome 33, Oket_V2, whole genome shotgun sequence encodes:
- the LOC118366316 gene encoding protein mono-ADP-ribosyltransferase PARP12-like has protein sequence MTESTITKLICANRGSMNVDELDANVYSDLQVSVRDVIKNREKFCFVVFNGEQRVVAKTGVRLCKSKDCQGCGNLHFCKRFMLGDCPFRRRRGGCRFNHDMTSGDNSRVLKEHGLEELNRSELCTLLLQNDGFLLPPVCHNYNNGVGEYGKCQDGETCKRLHICEMYLRGSCNCPRCHDFYEPHPLKILQDKGVPNELIASLKSVYMNIEWLQKQDRVMQGKGQHQRAKANATANTSNKSNRGPLSTHEVAAETPAPLFPAPMLARLRALHLQEVEHDTATPAAAATAALNTSQRSNRPSQDKAEICMYFIKGSCIHGDKCFKAHSTMPYQWEVREGLNWTALQNNEVIEKDYCDPAKTYSRGVQPVCFDTMTCGLNKARRLSTVSSVLQPTFILTTEWAWFWEDEFGNWIQYASAISGHSAATITSEDLEKRFQEDNKAVIEFTAGSQTYEFSFPDMIQTNKQYTTKKVVRRRPVFVSSADAQTIKTRKRAPINHSNFRALPGHWDKAQTPETGHKRIDLPCSSVEYKEIQGLFQNTMRGFSIHQIERIQNKALWEVFQWQRDLMKKNNRGRNVTEKQLFHGTDSKYLDAICLNNFDWRICGLNGTTYGKGSYFARDAKYSNSYTGQLNTRFMFVCRVLVGDYIKGHSSFLRPPSKDGGDTIFYDSCVDDVSNPSIFVVFEKHQVYPEYLIHYGEDDAWSQGYQQYYRPAPVPAPAPAYRPAAATAPRPAPAYRPAAAPVPRPAPVYRPVPIPAPTYTPSPTPAPKPDSSCVIS, from the exons ATGACGGAATCGACAATAACTAAACTGATTTGTGCTAATCGTGGATCAATGAACGTCGATGAATTAGATGCAAATGTTTACAGTGACTTGCAAGTCTCGGTGCGGGATGTAATTAAAAATAGAGAGaaattttgttttgttgtttttaacGGAGAGCAAAGGGTGGTAGCCAAGACTGGAGTTCGATTGTGCAAATCCAAAGATTGCCAGGGATGCGGAAATTTACATTTTTGTAAACGATTCATGCTTGGGGATTGCCCATTCAGACGGAGAAG AGGAGGATGTCGCTTCAACCATGACATGACTTCGGGGGACAACAGCAGAGTCCTGAAAGAACACGGACTGGAGGAACTGAACAGATCTGAGCTGTGCACCCTTCTGCTTCAGAATGATGGCTTCCTCTTACCACCA GTGTGCCACAACTACAACAACGGCGTTGGAGAGTATGGCAAATGCCAGGATGGCGAGACATGCAAGAGGCTCCACATCTGTGAGATGTATCTCAGGGGTAGCTGCAACTGTCCCAGATGCCATGATTTCTACGAACCCCacccattaaaaatcctacaggaCAAAGGGGTGCCCAACGAGCTCATTGCCTCCCTGAAGTCGGTGTACATGAACATTGAGTGGTTGCAAAAGCAAGACCGTGTCATGCAAGGCAAGGGGCAACATCAAAGAGCTAAAGCTAATGCAACCGCTAACACAAGTAACAAGTCTAACAGAGGCCCACTGAGCACTCACG AGGTTGCTGCAGAAACTCCAGCACCCCTATTTCCCGCTCCTATGCTCGCCAGACTCAGGGCGCTCCACCTCCAAGAGGTTGAGCATGATACTGctactcctgctgctgctgccaccgcTGCCCTTAACACAAGCCAGAGGTCCAACAGACCTAGTCAAG ATAAAGCTGAAATATGCATGTACTTCATCAAGGGCAGTTGCATACACGGTG ATAAGTGCTTTAAAGCCCACTCTACCATGCCCTACCAatgggaggtgagggagggactAAACTGGACAGCTCTACAAAACAACGAGGTAATTGAGAAGGACTATTGCGACCCAGCAAAGACATACAG TCGTGGAGTCCAGCCTGTGTGTTTCGATACGATGACTTGCGGCCTGAACAAAGCCCGGCGTCTCTCCACCGTCTCCTCTGTGCTACAGCCTACCTTCATCCTCACCACGGAGTGGGCCTGGTTCTGGGAGGACGAGTTTGGAAACTGGATCCAGTACGCATCAGCA ATCAGTGGACACAGTGCAGCCACCATCACCAGTGAAGACCTGGAGAAGAGGTTCCAGGAAGACAACAAGGCTGTGATAGAGTTCACTGCGGGGTCACAGACCTATGAATTCAGTTTCCCTG acatgattcaaacaaaCAAGCAGTACACCACCAAGAAGGTTGTGAGAAGACGGCCTGTGTTTGTCTCTTCAGCTGATGCACAAACTATCAAAACCAG AAAAAGGGCTCCGATCAATCACTCAAATTTCAGAGCTTTACCAGGACACTGGGACAAGGCACAAACCCCTGAAACCGGACAcaag AGAATTGACCTTCCGTGCTCGTCAGTGGAGTATAAGGAGATTCAAGGACTTTTTCAGAACACCATGAGAGGCTTCAGCATCCACCAAATCGAGAGGATTCAGAACAAAGCCCTTTGGGAAGTCTTTCAGTG GCAAAGGGATCTCATGAAGAAGAACAACAGAGGGAGGAATGTGACGGAGAAACAGCTTTTCCATGGCACAGACTCCAAATACCTCGATGCCATCTGCCTTAACAACTTTGACTGGCGGATCTGTGGACTAAATGGGACAACCTATGGGAAAG GGAGTTACTTTGCCAGGGATGCCAAATACTCCAACAGCTACACTGGCCAATTAAATACGAGGTTCATGTTTGTCTGTCGTGTGTTGGTGGGAGATTACATCAAAGGGCACTCGAGCTTCCTCCGGCCCCCCTCGAAGGACGGAGGGGACACCATCTTCTATGACAGCTGTGTGGATGACGTCAGCAACCCCTCCATCTTTGTGGTGTTCGAGAAGCACCAGGTATACCCAGAGTACCTCATCCATTATGGTGAGGACGATGCATGGTCACAAGGATACCAGCAATACTACCGTCCAGCTCCTGTACCTGCACCAGCACCAGCATACAGACCAGCGGCTGCCACAGCGCCTAGACCAGCACCAGCATACAGACCAGCGGCTGCCCCAGTGCCTAGACCAGCACCAGTATACAGACCAGTGCCTATACCTGCACCAACATACACACCATCACCAACCCCTGCACCTAAACCTGACAGCTCCTGTGTCATTAGTTGA
- the LOC118366319 gene encoding ubl carboxyl-terminal hydrolase 18-like yields the protein MSRRMCSIFYRSWSLPIESRSQGLRGLLNYGLSCCVNALLQSFSATWELVDLLEGWNPVDKESVPLYLRKVLLAMQSDQSQPAPHKDFLHCLDRNDIRDNVQQDADEVFLSILNLIQQQMSDKALAQEIQSLYKVTVETYLQCLECKYIETGTSFLLSLPMHIRESHDSLEDCMRFFFELQELRDGDKCYCERCGEKKPSKQGFKLISLPLVLCLHLKRFRNSRGYTRKLHCKVTFPETLNISEILTAEALSERYVQSDSQYSLCAVIVHSGVAMFGHYTAYVRHKDQSWYHANDSSVRQVSWKEVQNTYGGSLREGTAYMLLYRRTPEGKQQEWSSG from the exons ATGTCACGAAGAATGTGCTCAATATTCTACCGTAGTTGGAGTCTTCCTATCGAGAGTAGGTCACAAG GCCTAAGAGGTCTGCTGAACTATGGCCTGTCATGCTGTGTGAACGCTCTGCTGCAGTCCTTCTCTGCCACCTGGGAGCTGGTAGATCTGCTAGAAGG GTGGAACCCAGTTGACAAGGAGAGTGTCCCTTTGTATCTGAGGAAGGTGCTGCTAGCCATGCAGAGTGATCAATCCCAGCCTGCTCCTCATAAAGACTTCCTGCACTGCCTGGACAGAAATGACATCCGCG ACAATGTTCAGCAGGATGCAGATGAGGTATTCCTTTCCATTTTAAACCTTATCCAACAACAGATGAGTGACAAGGCCTTG GCTCAGGAGATTCAGTCTCTGTACAAGGTTACCGTGGAGACATACCTTCAGTGTCTAGAATGTAAATACATCGAAACTGGGACCAGCTTTCTACTCAGCCTCCCCATGCACATAAGAGAGAGCCATGACTCCCTG GAGGACTGCATGCGGTTCTTCTTCGAGCTTCAGGAGCTAAGGGATGGAGATAAGTGCTACTGTGAAAGGTGTGGAGAGAAGAAGCCATCCAAACAG GGCTTCAAACTCATCTCCCTGCCCCTTGTCTTGTGTCTTCACCTGAAGAGATTCCGTAATTCCCGTGGTTACACCAGGAAACTACACTGCAAAGTCACCTTCCCAGAAACCCtgaacatttctgagatcttgACAGCAGAGGCACTGTCAGAACGTTATGTACAG AGTGACAGCCAGTACAGTTTGTGTGCAGTCATAGTGCACTCCGGCGTTGCCATGTTTGGACACTACACAGCATACGTTCGTCACAAGGACCAGAGCTGGTACCACGCTAATGATAGTTCTGTACGGCAG GTTAGCTGGAAGGAAGTACAGAACACCTATGGAGGAAGTCTAAG AGAAGGCACAGCGTATATGCTGCTCTACAGACGAACCCCAGAGGGAAAGCAACAGGAGTGGTCCTCAGGCTGA
- the LOC127914567 gene encoding uncharacterized protein LOC127914567 — protein sequence MELAKQARRRGRKPESQPQKCIGGRHRGSVAESGVRPEPTPPVYREEPRRSSETELVLEVSEAETVKELMGKLEERDMRELLVWCMRHDIRPTERVRDLMAPGSAPHTHPEVRARGLVKTVPASRTRPPVHLPSLACPVPSQHYSAPSSANRGGCGAGQAPCYAVVRTVSPVRVLSPVRYITASHICRARVKIHPGRLVPSLLSRSPVRLHGPVHPVPPPHTSPPVAAPRTRLPVRVLGPVAPVPAPHIRPTVRSACPALPEPSSSPVLPESPACPALLPESPACPVLLPDSPACPALLPESPACPALLPESPACPVLLEPSSSPAQPESPACSALPELPPVSPEAPELLSPALSEPSSPALPELPVCPALPELPVCPAPPEPPVCPAPPEPPVCPAPPEPPVCPAPPEPPVCPAPPEPPVCPAPPVPPVCQAPRPGPLVTGSPLPIGSHSDRFPSSLP from the coding sequence ATGgagttggcgaagcaagcacggcggcgcggacggaagcccgagagtcagccccaaaaatgtattggggggaggcacagggggagtgtggcagagtcaggagtcagacctgagccaactccccccgtttatcgtgaggagccaaggaggagctcAGAAACAGAgctggtgttggaggtgagcgaagcagagactgtgaaggagttaatggggaaattggaggagagagatatgagggagttgctggtttggtgcatgaggcacgacattcgcccgacggagcgtgtcagggatttaatggcacctgggtcagctccCCATACTCATCCTGAAGTGCGTGCTAGGGgtctggtgaagactgtgccagcctcacgcaccaggcctcctgtgcatctCCCGAGCCTTGCATGTCCTGTGCCATCTCAGCACTACAGTGCTCCTAGCAGTGCTAACCGTGGCGGGTGTGgtgctggtcaggcaccgtgttatgcggtggttcgcacggtgtccccagtacgcgtgcttagcccggtgcgctacatcacAGCTTCCcacatctgccgggctagggtgaagATCCATCCAGGGCGGTTGGTGCCatccctgctctcaagatctccagtacgccttcacggtccggtccatccagtgccacctccacacaccagccctccggtggcagctccccgcaccaggcttcctgtgcgtgtcctcggcccagtagcaccagtgccagcaccacacatcaggcctacagtgcgttccgcctgtccagcgctgccggagccttcctcctctccagtgctgccggagtctcccgcctgtccggcgctgctgccggagtctcccgcctgtccggtgctgctgCCGgattctcccgcctgtccggcgctgctgccggagtctcccgcctgtccggcgctgctgccggagtctcccgcctgtccagtgctgctagagccttcctcctctccagcgcagccggagtctcccgcctgttcggcGCTACCAGAGCTCCCGCCcgtcagtccagaggcgccagagctactcagtccagcgctgtcagagccttcctctccagcgttgccggagcttcccgtctgcccagcattgccggagcttcccgtctgcccagcgccgcctgagccacccgtctgcccagcgccgcctgagccacccgtctgcccagcgccgcctgagccacccgtctgcccagcgccccctgagccacccgtctgcccagcgccgcctgagccgccagtctgcccagcgccaccagtgccgccagtctgccaagCGCCA